In one window of Phycisphaerales bacterium DNA:
- a CDS encoding GntG family PLP-dependent aldolase: protein MGAPTPELAVDLRSDTVTRPTDAMREAMAKARVGDDVQEGDPTVRELEARVAELLGKEAAIYVPSGTMANLLAIKTQTSPGDEIVTHEQSHIYHWETGGYAAVAGCSIRLVPGERGQFTPQTLRRNIRFEDQHCPPTRFVTIENTHNKGGGHVWDVGAIDAIAEEAKTLNLRFHVDGARLWNAHVATGEPLARLVEGANSVSVCFSKGLGAPVGSALAADAKTITVARRWRKLLGGAMRQSGIIAAAALHALDHHIDRLADDHAHAHQLADAIAACPGMALDPADVRTNIVFARMAPEAPLEVQKSTADEFCALLADAGVGILPEGDGRVRAVFHLGISPAQAQQATQAWHACAAQLTGISSPGTTR, encoded by the coding sequence ATGGGCGCCCCCACCCCAGAGCTTGCCGTCGACCTCCGCAGCGACACCGTCACCCGACCGACCGACGCCATGCGCGAGGCCATGGCGAAGGCACGCGTGGGCGACGACGTGCAGGAGGGCGATCCCACCGTGCGCGAGCTCGAGGCCCGCGTGGCCGAGTTGCTGGGCAAGGAAGCCGCGATCTATGTGCCCAGCGGCACGATGGCCAACCTTCTGGCGATCAAGACTCAGACCAGCCCGGGTGATGAGATTGTCACCCACGAGCAATCGCACATTTACCACTGGGAAACCGGCGGGTACGCTGCCGTCGCCGGCTGCTCCATCCGCCTTGTCCCCGGCGAGCGCGGCCAGTTCACGCCCCAAACGCTGCGCCGCAACATCCGCTTCGAGGACCAGCACTGCCCGCCCACTCGATTCGTCACCATCGAGAACACCCACAACAAGGGCGGCGGCCACGTGTGGGACGTCGGCGCCATCGACGCGATCGCCGAAGAAGCAAAGACCCTGAATCTCCGCTTTCACGTCGACGGCGCACGCCTCTGGAACGCCCACGTCGCCACGGGCGAGCCGCTCGCTCGCCTCGTCGAGGGTGCCAACAGCGTGAGCGTGTGCTTCTCGAAGGGCTTGGGCGCCCCCGTGGGCTCGGCCCTGGCCGCCGATGCAAAGACCATCACCGTGGCCCGCCGGTGGCGCAAGCTACTGGGCGGGGCCATGCGCCAGTCGGGCATTATTGCCGCTGCGGCCCTGCACGCGCTGGACCATCACATCGATCGACTGGCCGACGATCACGCCCACGCGCACCAACTGGCCGATGCGATCGCGGCGTGCCCCGGCATGGCGCTCGACCCCGCCGACGTGCGCACCAACATCGTCTTCGCGCGCATGGCACCTGAGGCTCCGCTCGAAGTCCAGAAAAGCACGGCTGACGAGTTCTGTGCATTGCTCGCCGACGCGGGCGTTGGCATCCTGCCCGAGGGAGACGGTCGCGTACGCGCCGTCTTCCACCTGGGTATCTCGCCCGCCCAAGCGCAGCAGGCAACGCAGGCGTGGCACGCCTGCGCCGCTCAACTCACAGGCATCAGCTCGCCCGGCACCACTCGGTAA
- a CDS encoding MFS transporter, whose product MSPPPQTSPIATPLRKASRSVAMRVLWSFLPQSLPPMARPNYRREALAAVFLPFALAATEGAIISVLVRVAYEDRVDRILLNFAVGLLAAAPAMANITSFLWVKLSHGVPKIRFMNMLQLGLLALVLVIAFSPRNGLGLASTTLAVIGGRMCWAGLVTIRSTVWRYNYRRDVRAQITGKFATIQVLTLALLGLGLGQAMDFDDRAFRIILPLGVLLAGIGVWHYSKIRVRHEAVLLAGERKGDSQKAVSLNPWSVVRTLRDDPPFARFMSAQFLLGMGNMMAGAPLVLVLREQFGLGYLAGILIASSIPLGLMPLFIPVWARLLDHTHIVRFRTIHSWAFLLNLSLMIAGVWTGQLWLIVLAVVAKGIAFAGGVLAWNLGHLDFAPHGRESQYMGVHVTLTGVRGALAPMLGVSIYTIAASSGFESNPGAWTYGLCLLVASCGTAAFFVLAKDPTVQSRIREQPFEPAPPSRTSA is encoded by the coding sequence GTGAGCCCCCCACCGCAGACAAGCCCGATCGCGACGCCCCTCCGGAAGGCCTCGCGATCGGTGGCCATGCGCGTGCTGTGGAGCTTCTTGCCCCAATCGCTGCCCCCCATGGCCCGGCCCAACTATCGCCGCGAGGCATTGGCCGCCGTCTTCCTGCCCTTCGCCCTGGCGGCCACCGAGGGCGCCATCATCAGCGTGCTCGTCCGCGTGGCCTACGAAGACCGCGTCGACCGCATCCTGCTTAACTTCGCCGTGGGCCTGCTCGCCGCCGCTCCGGCCATGGCCAACATCACCAGCTTCCTGTGGGTGAAGCTCAGCCACGGCGTGCCCAAGATCCGCTTCATGAACATGCTCCAGCTTGGGCTCCTGGCCCTGGTGCTCGTCATCGCCTTCAGCCCGCGCAACGGGCTGGGCCTGGCGAGCACCACGCTTGCTGTCATCGGCGGGCGCATGTGCTGGGCCGGGCTGGTCACCATCCGCTCCACCGTCTGGCGATACAACTACCGACGGGATGTGCGGGCCCAGATCACCGGCAAGTTCGCGACCATCCAGGTGCTCACGCTGGCTCTGCTCGGGCTCGGACTCGGCCAGGCCATGGACTTCGACGATCGGGCCTTCCGGATCATCCTGCCCCTGGGCGTGCTCCTGGCCGGTATCGGCGTCTGGCACTACTCCAAGATCCGCGTACGCCACGAGGCCGTGCTCCTGGCCGGCGAACGCAAGGGCGATTCTCAGAAGGCCGTCTCGCTCAACCCCTGGTCGGTCGTGCGCACGCTGCGCGACGATCCGCCCTTCGCGCGGTTCATGTCCGCCCAGTTCCTGCTTGGCATGGGCAACATGATGGCGGGCGCTCCGCTGGTACTGGTGCTGCGCGAGCAGTTCGGCCTGGGCTACCTGGCGGGCATCCTCATCGCCAGTTCCATCCCCTTGGGGCTGATGCCGCTCTTCATCCCCGTCTGGGCCCGCCTGCTCGACCACACCCACATCGTCCGCTTCCGCACCATCCATAGCTGGGCGTTCCTCCTGAATCTCTCGCTCATGATCGCCGGCGTCTGGACGGGCCAGCTCTGGCTCATCGTGCTTGCAGTCGTCGCCAAGGGCATCGCCTTCGCTGGCGGCGTGCTCGCCTGGAACCTGGGCCACCTCGACTTTGCCCCCCATGGCCGCGAGTCGCAGTACATGGGCGTCCACGTCACCCTCACCGGCGTCCGTGGGGCCCTCGCCCCCATGCTGGGTGTCTCGATCTACACCATCGCCGCCAGTTCGGGCTTCGAATCAAACCCCGGCGCGTGGACCTACGGCCTGTGCCTGCTCGTGGCGAGTTGCGGCACGGCGGCGTTCTTCGTGCTGGCCAAGGATCCCACCGTGCAAAGCCGCATCCGCGAGCAACCCTTCGAACCCGCGCCGCCCAGCCGCACCAGCGCCTGA
- the lepA gene encoding translation elongation factor 4, translating to MDPEIRNFSIIAHIDHGKSTLADRLLQATNAVSDRERREQTLDDMELERERGITIKASAVTVMHEHDGKPFMLNFIDTPGHVDFGYEVSRALKACEGAILVVDASQGVEAQTIVNAYLAVAQDLEIVPVLNKIDLPGARPDEIAMEVEQALGFPAEECLRVSAKSGIGIPELLDAICDRLPPPRESQIKQTRALIFDAVYDDYRGVIVYIRLFDGKLKTGDKIRMMGLGRTFVVTELGKYTPKPTKVKELRAGETGYLIAAIKTLGDVRVGDTITLDIDPAAEPLEGYEPPRQMVFCDFYPATSDKKGNDFESLREAIEKLSLNDAAFTFAPVHSEALGFGYRCGFLGLLHMDIIQERLEREGGVEVVQTAPTVSYLVDIRTKGGERETIEVHNPADLPDPSMILAIKEPICKVDIMTPKEYIGDIMTLCLGRRGIYKNQQFISETRELLTFEVPLAEIIYDFYDKLKSMTSGYATMDYEIDRYQEDKLVKVDILINGEPVEALALIAHKERSEQRGRQLLVKLRKQIPRHQFEIPLQAAIGGKIIARETIKGFRKDVTAKCYGGDVSRKRKLLEAQKKGKERMKSVGSVNIPQKAFMAVLDTSEE from the coding sequence ATGGACCCTGAGATCCGCAACTTTTCCATCATCGCCCACATCGACCACGGCAAGAGCACCCTGGCCGACCGGCTGCTGCAGGCCACGAATGCCGTCAGCGACCGCGAGCGACGTGAGCAGACGCTGGACGACATGGAACTCGAGCGCGAGCGGGGCATCACGATCAAGGCCTCGGCCGTTACGGTGATGCACGAGCACGACGGCAAGCCCTTCATGCTCAACTTCATCGACACCCCGGGCCACGTGGATTTTGGTTACGAGGTCAGCCGGGCGCTCAAGGCCTGCGAGGGCGCCATCCTGGTGGTCGATGCGAGCCAGGGCGTAGAGGCCCAGACGATCGTCAACGCGTACCTGGCGGTGGCCCAGGACCTGGAGATCGTGCCGGTGCTCAACAAGATCGATCTACCCGGCGCGAGGCCCGACGAGATCGCGATGGAGGTCGAGCAGGCGCTGGGCTTTCCCGCCGAGGAGTGCCTGCGCGTGAGCGCCAAGAGCGGCATCGGCATTCCGGAACTGCTCGACGCCATTTGCGATCGCCTGCCCCCGCCGCGCGAGAGCCAGATCAAGCAGACCCGTGCGCTCATCTTCGACGCGGTGTATGACGACTACCGCGGCGTGATCGTGTACATCCGACTTTTCGACGGGAAGTTGAAGACCGGCGACAAGATCCGCATGATGGGGCTCGGGCGCACCTTCGTGGTGACCGAACTTGGCAAGTACACGCCCAAGCCGACGAAGGTAAAGGAACTGCGTGCGGGCGAGACGGGCTATCTCATCGCCGCCATCAAGACCCTGGGCGACGTGCGCGTGGGCGACACCATCACCCTGGACATCGACCCGGCGGCCGAGCCGCTGGAGGGCTACGAGCCGCCGCGGCAGATGGTATTCTGCGACTTTTACCCGGCCACGAGCGACAAGAAGGGCAATGACTTCGAGAGCCTGCGCGAGGCCATCGAGAAGCTGAGCCTCAACGATGCGGCCTTTACGTTTGCCCCTGTGCACAGCGAGGCGCTGGGCTTTGGCTACCGCTGCGGCTTCCTTGGCTTGCTCCACATGGACATCATCCAGGAACGGCTGGAGCGCGAGGGCGGCGTCGAGGTCGTGCAGACCGCGCCAACCGTGAGCTACCTGGTCGACATCCGCACCAAGGGCGGCGAGCGCGAGACCATCGAGGTGCACAACCCGGCCGACCTGCCCGATCCATCGATGATCCTGGCGATCAAGGAGCCGATCTGCAAGGTCGACATCATGACGCCCAAGGAGTACATCGGCGACATCATGACGCTGTGCCTGGGTCGGCGGGGCATCTACAAGAACCAGCAGTTCATCAGCGAGACGCGCGAGCTCTTGACCTTCGAGGTGCCGCTGGCCGAGATCATCTATGACTTCTACGACAAGCTCAAGAGCATGACCAGCGGCTACGCGACGATGGATTACGAGATCGACCGCTACCAGGAGGACAAGCTGGTGAAGGTCGACATCCTGATCAACGGCGAGCCCGTCGAGGCGCTCGCGCTCATCGCCCACAAGGAGCGCAGCGAGCAGCGGGGGCGCCAGCTTCTGGTCAAGCTGCGCAAGCAGATTCCAAGGCACCAGTTCGAGATCCCCCTCCAGGCGGCCATCGGCGGCAAGATCATCGCCCGCGAGACCATCAAGGGCTTCCGCAAGGACGTGACCGCCAAGTGCTACGGCGGCGACGTGTCGCGGAAGCGCAAGCTGCTGGAGGCCCAGAAGAAGGGCAAGGAGCGGATGAAGAGCGTGGGCAGCGTGAACATCCCGCAGAAGGCGTTCATGGCGGTGTTGGATACGAGTGAGGAGTAG
- a CDS encoding VOC family protein, translating to MPTLLETILYTRDPIATARFYAEVVGLRLLEEPSERMAVLRVGEGSVLLLFEPEWSGRPGRDVPSHGATGPGHVAFRVDDFGAWPARLAQHGVEIEREVAWPPGFFRAGRSIYFRDPAGNSVEVMDADIWPA from the coding sequence GTGCCCACCCTCCTCGAGACCATCCTCTACACCCGCGACCCCATCGCCACCGCACGTTTCTATGCGGAGGTCGTTGGTTTGCGCTTGTTGGAAGAGCCCAGCGAGCGGATGGCGGTGTTGCGCGTGGGGGAAGGGTCGGTGCTGTTGTTGTTCGAGCCGGAGTGGTCGGGGCGGCCGGGGCGGGACGTGCCGAGCCATGGGGCGACCGGGCCGGGGCATGTGGCGTTTCGGGTCGATGACTTCGGCGCGTGGCCCGCGCGGTTGGCGCAGCATGGTGTTGAGATTGAGCGTGAGGTGGCGTGGCCGCCGGGGTTCTTCCGGGCGGGCCGGTCGATCTACTTCCGCGACCCCGCTGGCAACTCGGTTGAGGTGATGGACGCGGACATCTGGCCGGCATGA
- a CDS encoding tetratricopeptide repeat protein: MTRTSPALLLALCIAAALPLGCRSTSPSPYVNQPPIRRDTDRAQKLAAEAVDLMEKDPQRAEKLLRDALAADLYHGPSHNNLGVLLLERGDLYEAANEFEWARRLMPGHPDPRMNLALTLEKAGRVDEAIAQYRRALEVHPGHRPTVQALTRLEVRAGRADDQTLARLDTLRLEGEDEAWRSWAAGTFITLTGNKSASRTPLPAGSTQ; encoded by the coding sequence ATGACACGAACCTCGCCGGCCCTCTTGCTCGCATTGTGCATCGCCGCGGCACTGCCGCTCGGCTGCCGCTCGACCTCGCCCAGCCCCTACGTCAACCAGCCGCCCATCCGTCGCGACACCGACCGGGCCCAGAAGCTCGCCGCCGAGGCGGTCGACCTCATGGAGAAGGACCCGCAGCGGGCCGAGAAGCTGCTGCGCGACGCCCTGGCCGCCGATCTCTACCACGGCCCCTCGCACAACAACCTGGGCGTGCTCCTGCTCGAACGCGGCGACTTGTACGAGGCCGCCAACGAGTTCGAGTGGGCCCGCCGCCTCATGCCCGGCCACCCCGACCCGCGCATGAACCTGGCGCTCACACTCGAGAAGGCCGGCCGCGTCGACGAGGCCATCGCCCAGTACCGCCGGGCGCTTGAAGTGCACCCGGGGCATCGGCCAACGGTTCAGGCATTGACGAGGCTTGAGGTTCGGGCGGGACGCGCCGATGACCAGACGCTCGCACGGCTGGACACGCTCAGGCTTGAGGGCGAGGACGAGGCGTGGCGGAGTTGGGCCGCTGGCACTTTCATCACGCTCACAGGCAACAAGAGCGCTAGCCGAACTCCCCTTCCCGCTGGCTCGACCCAATAG
- a CDS encoding prepilin-type N-terminal cleavage/methylation domain-containing protein: MRRGFTLLEVLLALALTALAAGAAVAVLVPMVSDAPAVAAEIESRSKAQRALNRIGHDLLIEHESMPRRRVSVGDGWLTIETRSDGRRVMNRYDADSLGVDTLESELLDNDRRLVVRISDRDQSLQREYRVP, encoded by the coding sequence ATGAGGCGGGGCTTCACGCTCTTGGAGGTGCTGCTCGCCCTCGCGCTGACGGCGCTGGCCGCGGGTGCCGCCGTCGCGGTGCTCGTGCCCATGGTCAGCGATGCGCCCGCCGTCGCCGCCGAGATCGAGTCACGATCGAAGGCGCAGCGGGCCCTGAACCGCATCGGCCACGATCTGCTCATTGAGCATGAGTCGATGCCGCGCCGGCGGGTGAGCGTCGGGGACGGCTGGCTCACGATCGAGACGAGGTCCGACGGCCGGCGGGTAATGAATCGCTATGACGCGGACTCGCTGGGCGTCGACACGCTGGAGTCCGAGTTGCTGGACAACGATCGCCGGCTCGTCGTCCGCATCAGCGACCGCGACCAATCGCTCCAGCGGGAGTACCGCGTGCCATGA
- a CDS encoding prepilin-type N-terminal cleavage/methylation domain-containing protein has product MTRRGLTLLEVVLATALLALAATGVASAVSSITRPVEGSHADIHELAAAIEEVLRDPARYELDAAAITAHGQGTLMLDDATIQIVLKTRSGRGAWLEFAQGDQRIARWVRVPEERR; this is encoded by the coding sequence ATGACCCGCCGCGGCCTCACGCTGCTCGAGGTCGTGCTCGCGACCGCGCTGCTCGCTCTGGCCGCGACAGGCGTGGCCTCGGCGGTCTCTTCGATCACGCGACCAGTTGAAGGATCACACGCTGACATTCATGAGCTCGCCGCCGCGATCGAGGAGGTGCTGAGGGATCCCGCGCGATACGAGCTCGATGCCGCCGCGATCACCGCCCACGGCCAGGGCACGCTCATGCTTGATGACGCGACGATCCAGATCGTGCTCAAGACGCGGAGCGGACGCGGTGCATGGCTGGAGTTCGCCCAAGGAGACCAGCGGATCGCCCGCTGGGTCCGCGTGCCGGAGGAGCGGCGATGA
- a CDS encoding type II secretion system protein GspG codes for MRRFYSAQHGMTLVEVLAVVVLLGILAATLTVGLTAAFGQGKRELARTAIAGAKAKVEMYHVAEGGWPQSLQDLVDAPPSASYHLPMDAARDPWGNMMQLIVPGPEGHAFEIISLGADGRVGGDGEDADLSSLDLREGGA; via the coding sequence ATGCGTCGCTTCTATTCAGCCCAGCACGGCATGACTCTCGTCGAGGTGCTGGCCGTCGTCGTGCTGCTGGGCATCCTCGCCGCAACACTCACCGTTGGCCTCACCGCCGCCTTCGGCCAGGGCAAGCGCGAACTTGCACGCACCGCGATCGCCGGGGCCAAGGCCAAGGTCGAGATGTACCACGTCGCCGAGGGCGGCTGGCCGCAGAGCCTGCAGGACCTCGTCGACGCCCCGCCCTCGGCCAGCTACCACCTGCCCATGGACGCCGCCCGCGACCCCTGGGGCAACATGATGCAGCTGATCGTGCCCGGGCCGGAGGGCCACGCGTTCGAGATCATCAGCTTGGGCGCGGATGGCAGAGTCGGCGGCGACGGCGAGGACGCAGATCTGAGTTCGCTGGACTTGCGCGAGGGCGGCGCATGA
- a CDS encoding type II secretion system F family protein, which yields MTLWRYRAVTAGGLSRKGELTADTAVSARASLRRVGLTVLDVRPVASERVRVPASLASSSHGVLRGRRRDAKAEVLDALATLLASGVPLADGLGTLAGSRSKRSGMRRMLLQVEDAVRSGTPLADAFESQPGWFDAAEVAVVRAGQARGELAHALRSLADRHTRTGELAGKLASALAYPAIVAVAGVAVVVFLSLGPLPRLVGILDQAGVRPPALTAGMIVLGEAIARWWAVIVAGVISALLLAAWAVRMISTSERGWPSPLRQLVPHALRGMALARLAGELQSMTRLGVPLTEALRAAARTFNGPVNLSLRSNLERAATRVEAGERLSQALDDPHWFADDMRRLIEAGETAGELPDLLERLADRLERRAKRLTDRLAGLIEPAAIIMLAAMIGVVVLSAVLPLLKLREVL from the coding sequence ATGACGCTCTGGCGCTACAGAGCCGTGACTGCCGGCGGGCTCTCGCGCAAGGGCGAGCTGACCGCCGACACCGCCGTGAGCGCCCGAGCCTCGCTGCGTCGCGTGGGACTGACGGTCCTCGACGTGCGACCGGTTGCCAGCGAGCGGGTGCGTGTACCGGCCTCGCTCGCGTCCAGCTCGCATGGCGTGCTCCGCGGACGACGCCGCGACGCCAAGGCCGAGGTGCTCGACGCGCTCGCCACGCTGCTGGCCTCGGGCGTGCCGCTGGCCGACGGTCTGGGCACGCTCGCCGGTTCGCGCTCGAAGCGGTCGGGCATGCGGCGGATGCTGCTGCAGGTCGAGGACGCGGTGCGCTCGGGCACGCCGCTGGCCGATGCGTTCGAGTCCCAGCCGGGCTGGTTTGATGCGGCGGAGGTCGCGGTCGTGCGGGCCGGCCAAGCCCGGGGCGAGCTCGCGCACGCGCTGCGATCCCTGGCCGATCGGCACACGCGCACCGGCGAACTGGCGGGCAAGCTGGCCTCGGCGCTGGCGTACCCGGCCATCGTCGCCGTCGCCGGCGTGGCGGTCGTCGTGTTTCTCTCGCTCGGGCCGCTGCCAAGGCTGGTGGGCATCCTGGATCAAGCGGGGGTGCGGCCGCCGGCGTTGACCGCGGGCATGATTGTGCTCGGCGAAGCGATCGCGCGCTGGTGGGCGGTGATCGTTGCCGGCGTCATTTCCGCGCTGCTTCTCGCGGCGTGGGCGGTGCGCATGATCTCGACGAGCGAGCGCGGCTGGCCCAGTCCATTGCGCCAACTCGTGCCCCACGCCCTCCGCGGCATGGCGCTAGCCAGGCTCGCCGGCGAACTGCAATCGATGACGCGCCTGGGCGTGCCACTGACCGAGGCCCTCCGCGCGGCGGCACGGACCTTCAACGGGCCGGTGAATCTGAGCCTTCGCTCAAACCTCGAACGCGCCGCCACGCGCGTCGAGGCGGGCGAGCGCCTCTCGCAAGCCCTCGACGACCCGCACTGGTTCGCCGACGACATGCGCCGGCTGATCGAGGCCGGCGAGACCGCGGGCGAGCTTCCCGACCTGCTCGAACGCCTGGCCGATCGCCTGGAACGCAGGGCCAAGCGCCTGACCGATCGGCTGGCCGGCCTCATCGAGCCCGCCGCCATCATTATGCTTGCGGCCATGATCGGCGTCGTCGTGCTCTCCGCCGTGCTTCCCCTCTTGAAACTTCGGGAGGTGCTCTAA
- a CDS encoding GspE/PulE family protein codes for MSVAARPCEAFLRLINRDFAREHLVLGERVGEQLVLRHADATPLTVLHNVGVRLGEHGDQEVADAQVLAERIDAAYTQIERDTSQETPGLTIEAPDDDLERALAEADRDLLATSGKAPVVRLVDWMLFTAATRGASDVHVQPLEDRVLIRMRVDGALRDVRDLPASLGGPIASRLKVMGRMDVAERRVPQDGRATVTIGNGDTARTIDLRLSSLPTAFGERVVVRLLEPEGTLDLDDFSALGMPEDVQRRWLAACSRSSGIVLSTGPTGSGKTTTLYATLRWTARRSARDLNVMTIEDPIEYDLSGPHVAISQAQINTKKGVTFASGLRHILRQDPDVVMVGEIRDLETAQVAIQASLTGHLVLSTLHTSDAATAVTRLVDLGVEPYLVSASLSAALAQRLVRRVHGACDGKGCEACYNSGLLGRVGLFELLVVGEPMRERIAAGITASALRGEAKAAGMRTLQAEGRRLVEAGVTTPLEVARVASVGDEAFDAVEAVP; via the coding sequence ATGAGCGTGGCGGCCCGGCCGTGCGAGGCGTTCCTGCGTCTGATCAACCGCGACTTCGCACGCGAGCACCTCGTGCTGGGCGAGCGTGTAGGCGAGCAGTTGGTGCTGCGGCACGCCGACGCGACACCGCTGACCGTGCTGCACAACGTGGGCGTGCGCCTGGGCGAGCACGGCGATCAAGAGGTCGCCGATGCGCAGGTGCTCGCCGAGCGGATCGACGCGGCGTATACCCAGATCGAGCGGGACACCTCACAAGAGACCCCGGGCCTGACCATCGAGGCCCCCGACGACGACCTGGAGCGTGCCCTGGCCGAGGCCGACCGAGACCTGCTGGCCACCTCGGGCAAGGCGCCGGTCGTGCGGCTTGTCGATTGGATGCTGTTCACCGCGGCCACGCGAGGCGCGAGCGACGTGCACGTGCAGCCGCTGGAGGACCGCGTTCTTATAAGGATGCGTGTCGACGGCGCGCTGCGCGACGTCAGGGACCTTCCCGCGTCGCTCGGTGGCCCGATCGCAAGCCGGCTAAAGGTCATGGGCCGGATGGATGTGGCCGAGCGCCGCGTGCCGCAAGATGGGCGGGCGACGGTCACCATCGGCAACGGCGATACGGCCCGCACGATCGACCTGCGTCTCAGCAGCCTGCCCACCGCGTTCGGCGAGCGCGTCGTGGTGCGTCTGCTCGAGCCCGAGGGCACGCTGGACCTGGACGACTTCTCGGCCCTCGGCATGCCTGAGGACGTGCAGCGGAGATGGCTGGCGGCGTGCTCGCGTTCGAGCGGCATCGTCCTCTCCACCGGCCCGACCGGAAGCGGCAAGACCACGACCCTGTACGCGACGCTTCGGTGGACCGCCCGCCGCTCGGCCCGCGACCTGAACGTGATGACCATCGAGGACCCCATCGAGTACGATCTATCTGGTCCTCACGTGGCGATCAGCCAGGCCCAGATCAATACCAAGAAGGGCGTCACGTTCGCAAGCGGCCTGCGGCACATCCTGCGGCAGGATCCCGACGTCGTCATGGTCGGCGAGATCCGCGACCTTGAGACGGCGCAGGTCGCCATCCAGGCCAGCCTGACCGGGCACCTGGTGCTCTCGACGCTGCATACCTCCGACGCGGCGACGGCCGTCACGCGGCTGGTCGATTTGGGTGTCGAGCCGTACCTCGTGTCGGCGTCGCTGTCCGCCGCGCTCGCGCAGCGCTTGGTCCGGCGCGTGCACGGGGCATGCGATGGGAAGGGCTGCGAGGCGTGCTACAACAGCGGGCTCCTGGGGCGAGTGGGGTTGTTCGAGCTGCTGGTGGTGGGCGAACCGATGCGTGAGCGGATCGCGGCGGGCATCACCGCGAGCGCTCTGCGGGGCGAGGCCAAGGCCGCAGGGATGCGGACGCTGCAGGCCGAAGGGCGGCGGCTGGTTGAGGCTGGGGTGACGACGCCGCTCGAGGTCGCGCGCGTGGCGTCCGTTGGTGACGAGGCCTTCGATGCGGTCGAGGCCGTGCCATGA
- a CDS encoding secretin N-terminal domain-containing protein translates to MADELTGTLLVEATVTQHEAIAALVARLDAETSAARLSTRTITVRHRPVEEIVSLVNRLLGAGVAGQPDEPADGGPTNSRLPPEAPTAAERARDRGRGGAASDGVIQIDGMTVSLVADEATSRILAIGPPGVLDKVQELVRELDVRQPQVMLDVTMVSLTEGETFDLGVELEKIEIAGDIRIRLASLFGLSTSDGDGRDAGDGAGFTGVVLDPGDFAVVVRALETVNQGRSLSLPRVLVDNAATATLDAVREEPFVSTNASDTVATTSFGGSASAGTQITVTPRIAEGDHLLLEYAVSLSQFVGESSSSAVPPPRQENSITSIATIPDGHAIVLGGLETMNEGEAESQVPLLGDIPWLGELFKNRSRSAGRTKFYVFIRPTITRGDGFEYLKYVSQDMAADLGVDDGFPVVKPRVIR, encoded by the coding sequence GTGGCCGACGAGCTCACCGGGACGCTCTTGGTTGAAGCGACCGTGACGCAGCACGAGGCGATCGCGGCGCTGGTCGCGCGACTGGACGCCGAAACGTCGGCGGCACGGCTCTCGACGCGCACGATCACGGTGCGGCACCGGCCCGTCGAGGAAATCGTGTCGCTCGTCAACCGGCTGCTTGGGGCGGGCGTTGCGGGCCAGCCCGATGAGCCCGCGGACGGCGGGCCCACGAATTCGCGCCTGCCACCCGAGGCCCCCACCGCCGCGGAGCGTGCCCGCGACCGCGGTCGGGGCGGCGCAGCCAGCGACGGCGTGATCCAGATCGACGGCATGACCGTTTCGCTCGTGGCCGACGAGGCGACCAGCCGCATCCTGGCGATCGGGCCGCCCGGCGTGCTGGACAAGGTGCAGGAGCTCGTGCGCGAGCTGGACGTGCGCCAGCCCCAGGTCATGCTCGACGTGACGATGGTCAGCCTGACCGAGGGGGAGACGTTCGACTTGGGCGTGGAGCTCGAGAAGATCGAGATCGCGGGCGACATCCGGATCCGGCTCGCATCGCTCTTCGGCCTTTCGACCAGCGATGGCGATGGCCGCGACGCGGGGGACGGCGCGGGCTTCACGGGCGTCGTGCTTGACCCCGGCGACTTCGCCGTGGTGGTGCGTGCACTCGAGACGGTGAACCAGGGTCGCTCGCTCAGCCTGCCGCGCGTGCTGGTGGACAACGCCGCAACCGCCACGCTGGACGCCGTGCGCGAAGAGCCCTTCGTCTCGACGAACGCGAGCGATACCGTGGCGACCACCAGCTTCGGTGGCTCGGCGTCGGCGGGCACGCAGATCACCGTCACGCCGCGCATTGCCGAGGGCGACCACCTGTTGCTCGAGTACGCGGTAAGCCTCAGCCAGTTCGTAGGCGAGTCGTCCAGCAGTGCCGTGCCGCCGCCTCGGCAGGAGAACAGCATCACGTCGATCGCGACGATCCCCGATGGGCACGCGATCGTGCTGGGCGGGCTCGAGACCATGAACGAGGGCGAGGCGGAGAGCCAGGTGCCGCTACTGGGCGACATCCCATGGCTGGGCGAACTCTTCAAAAACCGCTCGCGCTCGGCTGGCCGCACGAAGTTCTACGTGTTCATCCGCCCGACCATCACTCGCGGCGACGGCTTCGAGTACCTTAAGTACGTCAGCCAGGACATGGCCGCGGACTTGGGCGTGGACGATGGCTTCCCGGTGGTCAAGCCGCGGGTGATCCGATGA